A single genomic interval of Penicillium psychrofluorescens genome assembly, chromosome: 2 harbors:
- a CDS encoding uncharacterized protein (ID:PFLUO_003242-T1.cds;~source:funannotate) has translation MSDNYGSYQTEIYGQGALMGIRPTVTTDPRLLEEQARKSLGVRSFNYVSGGAGEKATMDSNRLAFRQWKLIPRMMRNMEKQDVSIELFGQKYDNPLIMAPVGVQSLFHEDKETGLAEACAEVGVPYTLSTASTSSIEDVASASGDGKRWYQLYWPQDNEITASLLKRAKENGYSVLVVTLDTWSLAWRPADLDNAYIPFIKGVGNQVGFSDPVFRAKFEKESGTTVEDDIVGASRAWLADVFSGRAHTWDDLAFLREQWEGPIVLKGIQHVDDAKKALECGCDGIVVSNHGGRQVDGAIGSLEALPEIVDAVGDKMTVLFDSGIRTGVDVIKALCLGAQAVLVARPVIYGLSIDGRNGAKQVLKGLLADLWQSMSLSGIQNVAECDRSKIRKVVYGGDVKAMM, from the exons ATGTCAGACAACTACGGGAGTTATCAGACAGAAATCTATGGCCAGGGTGCCCTGATGGGCATCCGGCCCACTGTGACCACCGACCCCCGGCTACTGGAGGAACAAGCACGGAAGTCGCTGGGCGTCCGATCATTCAACTACGTCTCCGGAGGCGCGGGCGAGAAAGCCACGATGGATAGCAACCGGCTAGCATTTCGGCAGTGGAAGCT CATCCCCAGGATGATGCGAAAT ATGGAAAAGCAGGATGTGTCGATTGAGCTATTTGGCCAGAAATACGATAACCCACTCATCATGGCGCCGGTCGGCGTCCAGAGCCTCTTCcacgaggacaaggagaCCGGTCTGGCCGAGGCATGTGCCGAAGTCGGCGTGCCGTACACCCTGAGCACAGCGAGCACGAGCTCGATCGAAGATGTCGCGTCCGccagcggcgacggcaaaAGATGGTACCAGCTATACTGGCCCCAGGACAATGAGATCACGGCATCGCTGCTAAAGCGCGCCAAGGAGAACGGCTACTCGGTCCTGGTGGTTACGCTAGATACATGGTCGCTGGCATGGCGTCCCGCAGACTTGGATAACGCGTATATTCCCTTCATCAAGGGCGTGGGGAACCAAGTCGGATTCAGCGATCCGGTCTTCCGCGCGAAATTTGAAAAGGAGTCCGGCACGACGGTCGAGGATGATATCGTGGGTGCGTCGCGGGCGTGGCTGGCGGATGTGTTCTCGGGTCGTGCGCACACTTGGGACGACCTCGCCTTTTTGCGGGAGCAGTGGGAGGGTCCGATTGTGCTTAAGGGGATCCAGCATGTGGACGATGCGAAAAAGGCTCTGGAGTGCGGCTGTGATGGCATTGTGGTTTCCAATCATGGAG GCCGCCAAGTGGACGGAGCCATTGGTTCGCTGGAGGCTCTGCCCGAGATTGTCGACGCGGTCGGTGATAAGATGACCGTGCTGTTCGACTCAGGCATTCGCACTGGCGTTGATGTCATCAAGGCCTTGTGTCTGGGCGCCCAGGCGGTGCTGGTCGCCCGGCCGGTCATCTACGGGCTGAGCATTGATGGCCGGAACGGTGCAAAGCAGGTGTTGAAGGGGCTTCTGGCAGATCTATGGCAGAGCATGAGCCTGTCTGGGATCCAGAATGTTGCTGAATGCGACCGGAGCAAGATTCGCAAGGTGGTGTATGGGGGCGACGTGAAGGCgatgatgtga